A genome region from Schaalia sp. 19OD2882 includes the following:
- the pgk gene encoding phosphoglycerate kinase — translation MKTIESLGDLRGKRVLVRSDFNVPLKDGVITDDGRIRAALPTLKTLLAAGAKVVVMAHLGRPKGEVNPDFSLAPVAKRLGELVEAPVTLAEDVTGPSAKAVVEALGEGEIALLENVRFDARETSKVDEERAALAAEFAALGDAFVSDGFGVVHRKQASVYDIAKLVPAAAGLLVLKEIESLRKATENPERPYGVVLGGSKVSDKLGVIANLLTKADMLFIGGGMVYTFLAAKGYSVGTSLLEQDQIETVKGYIAEAAERGVDLVLPTDIVVAPTFAADAPATVVSADAIPDDQMGLDIGPASRELFASKIAACKTVAWNGPMGVFEFPTFAEGTKAVAKALSEGGMFSVIGGGDSAAAVRLLGFDEATFSHISTGGGASLELLEGKVLPGIAVLED, via the coding sequence ATGAAGACCATCGAGTCCTTGGGCGACCTGCGCGGAAAGCGCGTCCTGGTCCGCTCCGACTTCAACGTCCCCCTCAAGGACGGCGTGATCACCGACGACGGTCGCATCCGCGCCGCACTTCCCACCCTCAAGACCCTGCTCGCCGCGGGCGCCAAGGTGGTCGTCATGGCCCACTTGGGTCGCCCCAAGGGTGAGGTCAACCCCGACTTCTCACTTGCCCCGGTCGCCAAGCGCCTCGGAGAACTGGTCGAGGCCCCCGTCACCCTGGCCGAGGACGTGACCGGCCCCTCGGCCAAGGCCGTCGTGGAGGCCCTTGGCGAGGGCGAGATCGCCCTGCTGGAGAACGTCCGCTTCGACGCACGCGAAACCTCCAAGGTCGACGAGGAGCGCGCCGCCTTGGCCGCCGAATTCGCCGCCCTGGGTGACGCCTTCGTCTCTGACGGCTTCGGAGTCGTCCACCGCAAGCAGGCTTCCGTCTACGACATCGCCAAGCTGGTGCCGGCCGCCGCAGGTCTTCTGGTCCTCAAGGAGATCGAGTCGCTGCGCAAGGCCACCGAGAACCCGGAGCGCCCCTACGGCGTGGTCCTGGGCGGCTCGAAGGTCTCCGACAAGCTGGGTGTCATCGCGAACCTGCTGACCAAGGCCGACATGCTGTTCATCGGCGGCGGCATGGTCTACACCTTCCTGGCCGCCAAGGGCTACTCCGTGGGCACCTCCCTGCTGGAGCAGGACCAGATCGAGACCGTCAAGGGCTACATCGCCGAGGCCGCCGAACGCGGCGTCGACCTGGTGCTGCCCACCGACATCGTCGTGGCCCCCACCTTCGCGGCCGATGCGCCTGCGACCGTCGTGTCCGCGGACGCGATTCCGGACGACCAGATGGGTCTGGACATCGGCCCGGCCTCCCGGGAACTCTTCGCATCGAAGATCGCCGCCTGCAAGACGGTGGCCTGGAACGGCCCCATGGGCGTCTTCGAGTTCCCGACCTTCGCAGAGGGTACGAAGGCTGTGGCCAAGGCCCTGTCCGAGGGGGGCATGTTCTCGGTCATCGGCGGCGGCGACTCGGCGGCCGCAGTGCGCCTCCTCGGCTTCGACGAGGCCACCTTCTCCCACATCTCCACTGGCGGCGGTGCCTCCCTCGAGCTCCTCGAGGGCAAGGTCCTGCCCGGTATCGCAGTTCTGGAGGACTGA